In Saccharicrinis fermentans DSM 9555 = JCM 21142, a genomic segment contains:
- a CDS encoding methyl-accepting chemotaxis protein yields the protein MEKKNSLKGEKKIKGSFFNNLSVKKKLMLGFVISSLFIFLIGGISLIAINTARDASVLRAELEHQVALIRNVRMHLLGFGFDHAKYRTNIVRREFNTLLKTNLKLTTLLEDQEKSKMDSIQQDLKKRRKVINDYLKNAIVYDSITSVMAKKADVINSYINKGDNKFRSMDPKLAMNTNDKLNWTQKRFLYAKLRPGKANYKSYYSPVLQLNKAASLMGDSRLMMMTDELLSIVSDFENLFEKDKELGKLSDEGFSKVVVYTNSLIKNHGKSNEVKLTFIWNLVIVIALLGGLFVYFVSRITSLSTIRGIEKLNKLSLFVTEGKIGIRISDDLLSRRDEIGALAKSYENMLVKFRYVIGEIAGSAKQILSAGNELKSSSQSISVSSNEQAASLEEISGTVEEIVANIQQNVSNAQSTQQKARASAEGLRQLKVQNDKVFKSSVDIDNNTKIINEMALQTNILSLNAAVEAAIAGSYGKSFGVVAAEVKKLAVKSKDAAGDIVRLTKEGTELTKTGSKLAEKLLPEMEMTHDLVSEIAAASKEQQVGAEQINIAISALNNVSQENSSRAEQLSENAAYLSKQSDKLNAVISFFSVEEMEDEAASGNKLLSRIFGVFRRKTAKEGSLNRLE from the coding sequence ATGGAGAAAAAAAATAGTCTTAAGGGCGAAAAAAAAATAAAAGGGAGTTTCTTTAATAACCTATCAGTGAAGAAAAAGTTGATGCTTGGCTTTGTAATATCTTCTTTATTTATTTTTTTGATAGGTGGCATTAGTCTCATTGCTATCAATACTGCCAGGGATGCTTCTGTACTGCGAGCAGAACTCGAACATCAGGTGGCCTTGATTAGGAATGTTAGAATGCACTTATTGGGGTTTGGTTTTGATCATGCCAAATATCGTACTAATATTGTTAGAAGAGAGTTTAATACCTTGTTAAAGACAAATTTAAAATTGACTACTCTGCTTGAGGATCAAGAGAAAAGTAAAATGGACTCCATTCAGCAAGACCTAAAAAAAAGGCGAAAGGTTATCAATGATTATTTGAAGAATGCCATTGTTTATGATAGTATTACGTCGGTTATGGCGAAGAAAGCAGATGTAATCAATTCATATATCAATAAGGGAGATAATAAGTTCAGAAGTATGGATCCTAAGCTGGCGATGAATACGAATGACAAGTTAAACTGGACGCAAAAGCGTTTTTTATATGCTAAGTTACGTCCCGGTAAAGCCAATTATAAGAGTTATTATTCGCCTGTTCTTCAGTTGAATAAAGCGGCGTCTTTGATGGGTGATAGTAGACTTATGATGATGACTGACGAGCTTTTAAGTATTGTCTCTGATTTTGAAAATTTATTTGAGAAAGACAAGGAGCTTGGAAAGCTCTCTGACGAAGGTTTTTCTAAAGTGGTAGTTTATACTAATAGTTTGATAAAAAACCACGGGAAGAGTAATGAAGTAAAATTAACTTTTATTTGGAATTTAGTGATTGTAATTGCTTTATTAGGTGGTTTGTTTGTGTATTTTGTGTCAAGGATCACTTCCTTGTCGACGATACGAGGCATTGAAAAATTAAATAAATTGTCTTTGTTTGTGACAGAAGGGAAAATTGGAATACGTATTTCTGATGATTTATTAAGTAGGAGAGACGAAATTGGTGCTTTGGCTAAGTCCTATGAAAATATGCTCGTCAAATTTCGTTATGTGATTGGCGAGATTGCTGGTAGTGCAAAACAAATATTGAGTGCTGGAAACGAATTGAAAAGTAGTTCTCAATCCATATCCGTATCGTCCAACGAACAGGCAGCATCCTTAGAGGAGATTTCAGGTACCGTGGAAGAAATAGTGGCCAATATTCAGCAGAATGTTTCCAACGCGCAATCGACTCAGCAAAAAGCTCGTGCTTCTGCAGAAGGCTTAAGACAGCTGAAAGTACAAAATGATAAGGTATTTAAATCATCTGTGGATATTGATAACAACACAAAGATTATTAATGAGATGGCATTACAGACAAATATTCTCTCATTAAATGCCGCTGTGGAGGCTGCCATAGCCGGCTCTTATGGGAAGAGTTTTGGTGTAGTTGCTGCAGAAGTTAAAAAATTGGCTGTAAAAAGTAAAGATGCTGCGGGGGATATTGTTAGGTTGACTAAAGAGGGAACGGAATTGACAAAGACTGGAAGTAAACTGGCGGAGAAATTACTGCCTGAAATGGAAATGACTCATGATTTGGTAAGTGAAATTGCTGCAGCCAGTAAGGAACAACAAGTCGGGGCTGAACAAATTAATATAGCGATTAGTGCACTCAATAATGTGTCACAGGAAAATTCAAGTCGTGCCGAACAATTGTCTGAAAATGCGGCTTACCTGAGTAAACAGTCGGACAAACTGAATGCGGTTATAAGTTTCTTTTCTGTTGAGGAAATGGAGGATGAAGCAGCATCGGGTAACAAATTGTTGAGCCGGATTTTTGGGGTGTTTAGGCGTAAGACAGCCAAGGAAGGGAGCCTGAATAGGTTGGAATAA
- a CDS encoding glycoside hydrolase family protein: MNSARILFSTLLLCFIVFISCQDKGTKKNAGSKAQHTEASWEGPTAIADHWKLIGEAVNEPGYDIWGSSPIRDEQGNVHLFCARWSSEEPFKIAWRFNSEIAHYVSKSPEGPFRFVEVVGKGRGNDRWNSAGFHNPSIKKIDDKYVLVYIANDGAKQHGPNQRIGMMVSDDINGPWTDIPNRNMPLLSPPTDSTIWCFNSGLGVNNPSIIKHPNGKYHLYFKALSGPRPKGKVSMGVAIANKLEGPYIIQANPIISNEVRIEDGYAFLWRNHICLLTTDNHGILEKGGGLLWVSEDGITFEAEPLSGFHNCQNFYLNGIVPDGAKARYGKNVKFERPQLLMDGNNELEYLYCPSGVALDGSDGTNSYVLKYQK, translated from the coding sequence ATGAATAGTGCACGTATATTATTTTCAACTTTACTGCTTTGCTTTATTGTTTTTATTTCTTGTCAAGATAAAGGAACTAAGAAAAATGCTGGGAGCAAAGCACAACATACAGAAGCCTCTTGGGAAGGGCCTACTGCTATTGCTGATCATTGGAAATTGATTGGCGAAGCGGTCAATGAGCCGGGTTATGATATCTGGGGAAGTTCTCCCATAAGAGATGAGCAGGGGAATGTTCATCTTTTTTGTGCACGATGGTCCTCAGAAGAGCCTTTTAAAATTGCGTGGCGCTTCAATAGTGAGATTGCACATTATGTGTCAAAAAGTCCAGAGGGTCCCTTCCGCTTTGTGGAAGTGGTAGGAAAGGGAAGAGGGAATGACAGGTGGAATTCCGCTGGTTTTCATAATCCTAGTATTAAGAAAATTGACGATAAATATGTGTTGGTATATATCGCCAATGATGGAGCTAAACAGCATGGTCCTAACCAGAGAATAGGGATGATGGTGAGTGATGATATCAATGGGCCATGGACGGATATACCGAATAGGAATATGCCCTTATTAAGTCCTCCTACTGATAGTACTATATGGTGTTTTAATAGTGGTTTGGGCGTGAATAATCCGAGTATCATAAAACATCCCAATGGTAAATATCATTTGTATTTTAAGGCATTGTCTGGTCCCCGACCTAAGGGAAAAGTGAGTATGGGTGTGGCAATTGCTAATAAACTGGAGGGACCTTATATTATTCAAGCAAATCCTATTATAAGCAATGAAGTTAGAATTGAAGATGGTTATGCATTCCTATGGAGAAATCATATTTGCCTGTTAACTACAGATAATCATGGAATCCTGGAAAAAGGGGGTGGCTTACTTTGGGTATCTGAAGATGGAATTACATTTGAAGCGGAACCATTATCCGGATTTCATAATTGTCAGAATTTTTACCTCAACGGAATCGTTCCGGATGGTGCGAAGGCCCGTTATGGTAAGAATGTCAAATTTGAGAGACCGCAATTGTTGATGGATGGGAACAATGAGTTGGAATATCTTTATTGTCCAAGTGGTGTAGCTTTGGATGGTAGTGATGGCACCAATAGTTATGTGCTGAAATATCAAAAATAG
- a CDS encoding hybrid sensor histidine kinase/response regulator transcription factor, which translates to MKYYLLLIFLSISFLASAQLVKFQKLSMGDGLSDSRVRCIGQDRYGFMWLGTSHGLNIYDGTQFRHFFSDAEDSASIPGNDITKMVFQEDSIWLGTRLGLGLMNVVSKECKRIDLGTNFDVRTLFLEKDKSILWVGTSTGLIKYDIRSGKIQEFNTHNSNISHNTVRSLYKDTSGNLWVGTFDKLNKLSLNSTVFEVVDLKQDYNPKIKNDLVLSILPDDTTNDSILWIGTQTGLVHFNRFKREMRFFRDDNSKLVNSVSKTLLKASEHKLWIGTDFGLGEMNKDFDIQLHFHDPFNASSLANNTVWDVFEDDSGTMWFATNNGVSILSRNNNRFQFYPLVFNQANNVIGYEVRDMIEDSECNLWLATQSGVVKFNSEKQLKEIFNAEQALSKKLILNETRSVLEDREGKIWIATNGGVAVWNPLTKTLSHYTADFEAGSGLRSNYITGFFELDDQTILVNSYRGLHRKVEHNGLTGFEFIRNIPNVSAFHDQFLWSFKGSKLLKTNTKSFETFEEVDFRMNDKLFLKSILFSENDIVWLGVKNGLIKYDLGSKKYEFYEIKSNKTFSLINLLADDDGSIWASSSSALLKFSPKTKLFDIYPNGKEVPISRFVEDCCLKRSNGELIFGGQDGFIKFSPADVTKSNYRAPVKFTNLYISNKSISVGEKVKGKILLKKDISFTEDLELDYASGSFLIAFSSLHFGDRNGIRYAYRLEGEDYDWNYINSNVGQASYANLHAGKYKLRVKGTNNDGVWNPEEAVMNIRIHPPLLASPFFIVIYFILLVFIILAIFYYYSRQSEMRNQLKIIRLENQHAEDIDRSRQQFFTNISHELATPLSLIIGSIEKLGKASELKQKSKKYVQIIENNVRRLLWLNNQLFDFRKLENKSLSLKISEFEVVEFSNKVFGLFVDKAEQKNIAYTFISDMDHLLVKMDFRKLETILFNLLSNAFKFTPSGGTITLTIGSDDLESGNSMFISVKDSGVGLSEEDQQRIFERFYQSDDAKKMERGSGIGLSLVKEYAKMHEGKVVVNSQLGQGSEFKVFLSLQLDYDRSEPFSTGQDNSEPLLKPQTDVKIHDTIANESTGYPTILLVEDDKEIAEFIQFSLKDNYKFSVASNGKKAFQVIAETMPDLVISDVSMPEMDGIEFTKRFKSNSKTAHIPLILLTGKSEKEVQIAGFKNGADAYILKPFEIDLLEIRIENLLKDRVRFSQHMKIDRIAKPTEKSIVSADEKLLKQIVACIENFMTDSELNVEKICKETGVSHSTLYRKVKNLTGQNVNELIRTVRVRRAAQLLATKKFSVAEVMYETGFSNHSYFSKCFRKLYKVSPKEYIDHI; encoded by the coding sequence GTGAAATACTATTTACTTTTAATATTTCTAAGCATTAGCTTTCTCGCTTCTGCTCAGTTGGTCAAGTTCCAAAAGCTTAGTATGGGCGATGGCTTGTCCGACTCCCGTGTGCGTTGTATAGGCCAGGATAGGTACGGTTTTATGTGGCTAGGTACTTCTCATGGCCTAAATATTTATGATGGTACTCAATTTCGACATTTTTTTTCAGATGCCGAGGATAGTGCCTCTATTCCTGGCAATGATATTACTAAAATGGTTTTTCAGGAAGATTCTATTTGGCTAGGAACTCGCTTGGGGCTAGGCTTAATGAATGTTGTCTCAAAAGAATGTAAGCGTATTGATTTGGGTACTAATTTTGATGTAAGGACTTTATTCTTGGAAAAGGATAAAAGCATACTGTGGGTTGGAACAAGTACGGGATTGATTAAGTATGATATTAGAAGTGGAAAAATACAAGAGTTTAATACGCATAATAGTAACATTAGTCATAACACGGTTAGGTCCTTGTATAAGGATACATCAGGTAATTTGTGGGTGGGTACATTTGATAAACTCAATAAATTGTCACTTAACTCTACTGTGTTTGAGGTGGTGGATCTTAAGCAGGATTATAATCCTAAAATTAAAAATGACCTTGTTTTAAGTATCCTACCAGATGATACTACCAATGATTCTATTCTATGGATTGGTACGCAAACTGGATTGGTTCATTTTAATCGTTTTAAACGAGAAATGCGTTTTTTTCGAGATGACAATTCTAAGCTTGTAAACTCAGTTTCGAAAACATTACTGAAAGCTTCTGAACATAAATTGTGGATTGGTACCGACTTTGGCTTGGGGGAAATGAATAAGGATTTTGATATTCAACTCCATTTTCACGATCCTTTTAATGCAAGTTCACTGGCGAATAATACGGTCTGGGATGTGTTTGAAGATGATTCCGGCACCATGTGGTTTGCTACAAATAACGGAGTAAGTATTTTGTCACGCAACAATAATCGATTTCAATTTTATCCCCTGGTTTTTAATCAGGCCAATAATGTTATCGGGTATGAGGTTCGGGATATGATTGAAGATTCTGAATGTAATCTTTGGTTGGCAACACAGTCTGGGGTGGTGAAATTTAATTCCGAAAAGCAGCTGAAAGAAATTTTTAATGCAGAACAAGCGCTTAGTAAAAAGTTAATTTTAAATGAAACCAGGAGTGTTCTGGAGGATAGAGAAGGTAAAATATGGATTGCCACCAATGGGGGGGTGGCTGTCTGGAATCCGCTTACAAAGACCTTGTCTCATTATACGGCTGATTTTGAGGCAGGATCTGGATTGCGATCCAATTATATTACAGGTTTTTTTGAGTTGGATGACCAAACCATATTGGTGAATAGTTATAGGGGCTTGCATCGTAAGGTGGAGCATAATGGCCTAACTGGATTTGAATTTATAAGAAATATACCCAATGTTTCAGCTTTTCACGATCAGTTCCTATGGTCTTTCAAAGGATCTAAATTGCTGAAAACAAATACGAAGTCTTTTGAGACATTTGAAGAGGTCGATTTTAGGATGAACGATAAATTGTTTTTAAAATCAATTTTGTTCTCGGAGAATGATATAGTTTGGCTAGGTGTTAAAAATGGATTGATTAAGTATGACTTAGGTTCCAAAAAATATGAATTTTATGAAATAAAATCCAACAAAACATTTTCTTTGATAAACTTATTGGCGGATGATGATGGAAGTATCTGGGCTTCATCAAGCTCTGCCTTATTGAAATTTTCGCCTAAAACAAAATTGTTTGATATTTACCCCAATGGTAAGGAGGTGCCCATAAGCCGCTTTGTTGAGGACTGTTGCTTAAAAAGAAGCAATGGTGAACTGATATTTGGTGGGCAGGACGGTTTTATTAAATTTTCTCCCGCTGATGTTACTAAGTCCAATTATAGAGCCCCAGTTAAGTTTACCAATCTTTATATATCTAATAAGAGCATTTCTGTTGGAGAAAAGGTCAAAGGAAAAATTCTCTTGAAAAAAGACATTTCTTTTACCGAAGACTTGGAATTGGATTATGCGAGTGGCTCTTTTTTGATTGCATTTTCTTCTTTGCATTTTGGCGACCGGAACGGAATACGTTACGCCTATAGGCTCGAGGGTGAGGATTATGACTGGAATTATATCAATAGTAATGTGGGACAAGCCTCTTATGCTAACTTGCATGCAGGTAAGTATAAGTTACGGGTAAAGGGAACGAATAACGATGGGGTTTGGAACCCTGAAGAAGCAGTGATGAACATCCGGATTCATCCTCCGCTTTTGGCCAGTCCATTTTTTATTGTGATTTATTTTATCTTACTGGTTTTTATTATTCTGGCTATCTTTTATTACTATTCCAGACAATCAGAAATGCGAAATCAGTTGAAGATTATTCGTTTGGAAAATCAACATGCTGAGGATATTGATCGATCGAGACAACAGTTTTTCACCAATATTTCTCATGAATTGGCAACGCCATTGAGCCTGATTATTGGATCGATAGAAAAGCTTGGCAAGGCATCTGAGTTGAAACAAAAAAGTAAGAAGTACGTGCAAATTATAGAAAATAATGTACGTCGTTTGCTCTGGCTAAATAATCAACTTTTTGATTTTAGAAAGCTTGAAAATAAATCTTTGAGCCTGAAAATATCTGAGTTTGAGGTAGTCGAATTTTCTAATAAAGTTTTTGGTTTATTTGTCGATAAGGCAGAGCAAAAGAATATTGCCTATACTTTCATTAGTGATATGGATCATTTGCTGGTGAAAATGGATTTTCGGAAATTGGAAACCATACTTTTTAATTTATTGTCCAATGCTTTTAAATTTACTCCCTCAGGTGGAACCATCACACTGACCATTGGTTCTGATGATTTGGAATCAGGTAATAGTATGTTTATTTCAGTCAAGGATTCTGGTGTAGGACTGTCTGAGGAGGATCAGCAAAGAATATTTGAACGTTTCTACCAATCGGATGATGCAAAAAAAATGGAGCGAGGCTCTGGGATAGGTTTATCATTGGTAAAAGAGTATGCTAAAATGCACGAGGGTAAGGTTGTTGTGAATAGTCAGTTGGGGCAAGGTTCTGAATTTAAGGTTTTTCTGTCTCTTCAACTGGATTATGATAGGAGTGAACCATTTTCTACTGGTCAGGACAACAGTGAGCCTTTGTTAAAGCCACAAACGGATGTAAAGATTCACGACACCATTGCAAATGAATCAACGGGTTATCCTACTATTCTTTTGGTAGAGGATGATAAGGAAATAGCGGAGTTTATACAGTTTAGTTTAAAAGATAACTATAAGTTTAGTGTGGCTTCCAATGGTAAAAAAGCTTTTCAGGTCATCGCAGAGACTATGCCTGACCTTGTTATTAGCGATGTGTCTATGCCGGAAATGGATGGTATTGAGTTTACCAAAAGGTTTAAAAGTAATTCAAAAACCGCCCATATCCCATTGATCTTATTGACTGGTAAGTCTGAAAAAGAAGTGCAAATAGCGGGATTTAAAAATGGTGCTGATGCTTATATCTTAAAACCATTTGAAATTGATCTATTGGAAATTCGTATCGAGAATTTATTGAAAGATCGAGTCAGGTTTTCGCAACATATGAAAATTGATCGTATCGCCAAGCCTACCGAAAAATCAATTGTATCGGCCGATGAGAAGCTTTTAAAACAAATTGTTGCCTGTATTGAGAATTTTATGACAGATTCTGAATTGAATGTGGAGAAAATTTGTAAAGAGACGGGCGTGAGTCATTCTACCTTATATCGGAAGGTGAAGAACTTGACAGGACAAAATGTAAATGAACTTATACGCACAGTGCGTGTAAGGCGGGCTGCTCAGCTTTTGGCAACTAAAAAATTCTCTGTAGCTGAGGTGATGTATGAAACAGGTTTTTCAAATCACTCCTATTTTTCTAAATGCTTCCGAAAGCTCTATAAGGTTTCTCCTAAGGAGTATATTGATCATATCTAA
- a CDS encoding sulfatase family protein, whose protein sequence is MRKILILFFAFVALSASAKKTTAPNIVYVLADDLGYGDVQCFNPNGKVPTPNMDAMAANGIMFTDMHTSSAVCTPTRYGILTGRYNWRSTLKSGVLGGYSKSLIKPGRTTVASLLKKQGYTTAYIGKWHMGWDWKLLEESTNINNLHKIQKVDYSVPVSNGPRTHGFDYSYGFCGSLDMPPYVWIENDKATMVPHRMTHSVDAKTTWRNGPTSEDFNHATVLQDVTDKAVEYINERARKSKPFFLYLPLPAPHTPILPSTEFLGKSNTNMYGDFVMQVDDVLRQIRQALKDKGISENTLLVFTSDNGCSPKANFDELKRVKHNPSGAFRGGKADIFEGGHRVPFIVEWPSKTGKNKVVDQTLCTTDFLATCAELTAYKLADDEGEDSYSMLPLIMGDKKTIQRTYTVHHSINGSFAIRRGEWKMCFCPGSGGWSAPKPNSFKNAGGDVPMEQLYNLKNDVAETTNLIDQYPEIAKELKAAMTKIIMDGRSTPGAKQKNEGMDNWKQIEKFLGE, encoded by the coding sequence ATGAGAAAAATATTGATTTTATTTTTTGCATTTGTAGCTTTATCGGCTAGTGCAAAAAAAACAACTGCGCCAAACATTGTTTATGTGCTGGCCGATGATCTAGGTTATGGTGACGTGCAATGTTTTAATCCCAATGGGAAAGTTCCAACACCTAATATGGATGCCATGGCCGCTAATGGAATAATGTTTACAGATATGCATACGAGTTCTGCAGTCTGTACACCAACTCGTTATGGTATTTTGACAGGGCGTTATAACTGGCGGTCTACCTTGAAAAGTGGTGTTTTGGGAGGGTATTCGAAATCGCTTATTAAGCCAGGGCGTACTACGGTAGCCAGTTTACTTAAAAAACAAGGCTATACCACTGCTTATATTGGAAAATGGCATATGGGTTGGGATTGGAAATTGTTGGAAGAGAGTACAAACATCAATAACCTGCATAAAATTCAGAAAGTGGATTATTCAGTGCCCGTGTCCAATGGCCCCAGAACGCATGGGTTTGATTATTCTTATGGCTTTTGTGGTTCCTTGGATATGCCTCCTTATGTATGGATAGAGAACGACAAAGCAACCATGGTTCCGCATCGGATGACGCATTCGGTGGATGCTAAGACAACCTGGCGTAATGGTCCTACATCTGAGGACTTTAACCATGCTACGGTCTTGCAAGATGTTACGGATAAGGCAGTGGAATATATTAATGAAAGGGCAAGAAAGAGTAAGCCTTTCTTTTTGTATCTACCTTTACCAGCTCCCCACACACCTATACTTCCATCAACGGAATTCCTCGGAAAGAGTAATACCAATATGTATGGTGATTTTGTGATGCAAGTGGACGATGTTTTACGTCAAATACGTCAGGCGCTAAAAGATAAGGGTATTTCAGAAAATACCTTATTGGTGTTTACCAGTGACAATGGTTGTTCTCCTAAAGCTAACTTTGACGAGCTTAAGCGTGTGAAACATAATCCAAGTGGTGCTTTTAGAGGAGGTAAGGCTGATATTTTTGAAGGGGGCCATCGTGTTCCTTTTATTGTAGAATGGCCTTCGAAAACAGGAAAGAATAAGGTGGTGGATCAAACTTTGTGTACAACAGACTTTTTAGCTACTTGTGCAGAGCTTACAGCTTATAAATTAGCAGACGATGAAGGAGAAGATAGTTATAGCATGTTGCCTTTGATTATGGGTGATAAAAAAACAATACAACGTACTTATACTGTTCATCACTCTATTAATGGCTCATTTGCTATACGTAGAGGAGAATGGAAAATGTGTTTCTGTCCTGGCTCTGGTGGCTGGTCCGCACCTAAACCTAATTCTTTTAAAAATGCAGGTGGTGATGTTCCAATGGAACAACTTTATAACCTCAAAAATGATGTGGCAGAAACCACTAATTTAATTGATCAGTACCCTGAAATAGCTAAGGAGCTGAAAGCGGCTATGACAAAAATTATTATGGATGGACGTAGCACACCAGGCGCAAAACAAAAGAATGAGGGTATGGATAATTGGAAGCAAATAGAAAAGTTTTTGGGTGAATAA
- a CDS encoding alpha/beta hydrolase, producing the protein MYKQVDSTQLFMEVRYPEKLGDDHKTVAMIFFFGGGWNSGSIRQLEPQAKYFAQRGITCFLVDYRVKKRQKTSPFESLKDAKSAIRYVKKHADDFGIDSARVIAAGASAGGHLAAATAMIEGYDECSDDLSVSCVPDALVLFNPVIDNGPGGYGYERIGDHYKDFSPLHNIKKGAPPTILFFGTKDRFVPVETAKYYQKVMQKVNSICELYIYEGQEHGFFNYKNFEYYKETVTKTDEFLQTLGYLNKEPIIEIK; encoded by the coding sequence ATGTATAAACAAGTTGATTCTACGCAACTATTTATGGAGGTGCGCTATCCGGAAAAATTAGGCGATGACCATAAAACGGTAGCCATGATTTTCTTTTTTGGAGGAGGTTGGAATAGCGGATCTATCCGACAGTTAGAGCCTCAGGCTAAGTACTTCGCTCAGCGCGGTATCACGTGTTTTTTGGTAGATTATAGGGTCAAAAAAAGACAGAAAACTAGTCCTTTTGAATCATTGAAAGATGCCAAGTCAGCCATAAGGTATGTGAAAAAACATGCGGATGATTTTGGTATTGATAGTGCTAGGGTGATTGCAGCAGGGGCCTCGGCAGGGGGGCATCTGGCAGCTGCAACTGCCATGATTGAAGGTTATGACGAGTGTAGCGACGACTTATCGGTGAGTTGTGTTCCGGATGCATTGGTTCTTTTTAATCCAGTGATAGACAATGGACCAGGTGGCTATGGGTATGAACGAATAGGTGATCATTACAAAGATTTTTCCCCTCTCCATAATATTAAAAAGGGTGCACCTCCTACCATATTATTCTTTGGTACCAAAGATCGCTTCGTGCCGGTGGAAACGGCCAAGTATTATCAAAAGGTGATGCAAAAAGTGAATAGTATCTGTGAGCTTTATATTTATGAAGGACAAGAACATGGTTTTTTTAACTATAAGAACTTTGAATATTATAAAGAGACAGTAACTAAAACGGATGAGTTTTTACAAACTCTGGGGTATTTAAATAAAGAGCCCATCATCGAAATTAAATAA